AGCAGCCGGTCTTCTTCTCCCTGGAAATAAGCCACTGAAAGACCGGGGCCGTACTCCAGTGTTTCTACCGAAAATCCATACTCTTCCTCCAATTCCCGGCAGCGCCGGTCCAGATAAGCGATCTCCTCCCGGATCTTCGCCGTCCCTTTTTTCTGCGTTCCGGAGAAAAAGTGGATCCCCTTGATCTGTATATAAGGACATCCTTTCCGCAATTCCACAATACTCAGAAGAGTCTGCCAGTCCATACCAAATTGATTGCCGCTGGTAAGGCGCAGATACACCGGAACCGTCTGCCGGCTCTCCTCGCACCAGTCTACCAGATACTGAAATTGCTGAGGGGATTCCACGGTAAAGGCGCTCCTCCCTTTCGTGTACTCCAGCATTTCATACACTTCTTCCTTTTTCTTCAGCACTCCGGAGAGGAACAATTTCTCCGGTGGTATCTGAAGCTCCCGGCAGGTCTTGAATTCCCCCGGAGAACACACCTCCAGCCGGTCTGCCATCTCTGCCATCTGTTCCGCCAGAAACGGATTGGCTTTCATGGCAAAACAAAGACCTGCCCGCGCTCCCAGGATCTTTCGGAATGCCTGAAAATTCTCCTTCAAAAGATCCATATCAAAGAAGTAAGACGGAGTTCCGTAGCGGACGATCCCCCGCTCCAGACTTTGTCTGTCCATCCTTACACCTCCTGCCTGTTCTGAAAATACGTTCTGTCCGTCTTTCCATTTTTGTTCAGCGGGATCACCGGCACACGGGCGATCTTACCCGGCACCATGTAAGAAGGCACTTTGTTCTTCAGTTCCTTCCGCACCGCCTGGGGTTCTGTCTTTCCTGTATAAAAAGCTGCGATCCTCTGTTTCTCCCGGTCAAAGATACAGCAGCACCGGGAAACATCCTCGACCTGCTCCACACACCCCTCGATCTCCTCCAGTTCGATCCGATGTCCCATATGCTTGATCTGAAAATCCTTCCGCCCGGCAAAATATAACAATCCATTCTCCCCGTAGAACCCCAGGTCTCCTGTGTAATAACAACGTTTTTCCGCACCGCTTTGCGCCGTATAAAAATGAAAGCGCTTCTTTGTCTCTCCAGGATTATTATAATACCCCTCGGCCAGGGATTCCCCGGATACACAGATCTCACCGGCCCTTCCCTCCTCTGTGATCCTTTCTCCTTTTTCATCCAGAAGAAATATCTGCCGGCCCGGGAAAGGGCTTCCGATGGGCAGCCTGTTAAATGCCTCCCATTTCTCCCGGATCCGGTAGAAGGTACAGTTGCAGGTGACCTCTGTAGGACCATAGAGATTGATAAATTCCGCTTCCGGCAGCGCTTCCTGCCAGCAGATCAGCTGCCCTGCCGGCATCACCTCGCCACTGAACATAACCATGCGCACATCCCGAGGGATCCGATACTCCAGCCCCTTAAGAGCCGAGATCAGACAGAGTGCCGATACTGCCCAGATCATCACGGTTATCCGCTTCTCACAGAGAAGATCCACAAGTCTTGGCGGGATGGAAAAATACTCCTTAGGGATCAGAACCAGCGTCGCCCCTGTCATCACACAGGAATAAATGTCCTTCACCGACACATCAAAATCAAAAGGCGCCTGATTCCCGATCCGGTCATCCGCACGAAGATCGAAAATCTCTGTAAAATGCCCCAGGAACTGTATCACTGCCTGATGGCTCACTGCCACTCCCTTTGGTGTTCCGGTAGACCCGGAGGTAAAAAGACTGTAGAGAAGATCCGTCTCTTTTGATTCTTTCCGGATCCTCCCCAGAAGGATCGGATCCGGCTTTGTCCTGACCGCGTCTTCCAGAAGGCAGACGGGAATCTCAAGACCGGTCTCGCAGACTTTCCTCCCCGTCTCTTCATCCCCTACAATAAGCTGGGGTTTTAGCGTCTCCAGGATCTTCTTCCTTCTCTGGACCGGCTGCCCCGGATCCAGCATGACATAAAAACAACCTGCATACACCACACCCAACATAGCCGCCAGTACCGCTGTGCTTTTCTCCATCAGGATCACTACCGGCCGGCCCGGATCCGTCCGACGGGCAAAAGCCGTTCCCATCCCCTGAGCCAGCCGTGTCAGTTCCGCCCAGGTCATCCGGATATTTCCGTCATCTACTGCCGTCTTACAGGGATATCTTTTTTGCGTACATTCCAGATAGTCCAATATGTTTTTCATTCCGCACCTCCTTTGATCAGTTTTCATTATAGAAGACAAAACTTAATCAATCCTGAACACTTTCTTAATAAATCTAAATCTTGAATCCCAAGGACAAAAATGCTACAATTCATAAACACCCTTTATAGATAACGATCCGTCCATTTATTTAAGGAGGTTTTTATGAACACCATCCAATTAGAATGTTTTATCGCCGTAGCTGAACACCTGAATTTCTCCCGGGCCTCCCAGGCCCTGAAGATCACGCAGCCGGCGGTGAGCCATCAGATCCAGTCCCTGGAAGAAGAGCTGGAGGTAAAGCTGTTCCGCCGGACCAGCAAAAGCGTCTCCCTTACCCAGGAAGGGCTGCAGTTCCTTCCGGACGCGGAACTGATCCTGAAGACCGCCTTCTCCGCCAAGGAACGTCTCGGCCGGCATGAGAGCCTGATCCCGCTGGAGATCGGCTGCCATGACCGCATGGCTTTGGAACTGCTGCCGGACCTCTTCCATCAGCTGGCCCTGGAGTTCCCTCTCCTTCGCCCTTCTGTCCGGATGGTACCATTTCCCTCCCTTCTGGGGCTTGTGGAAAACCAGAAGATCAGCGCGGCTTTTGACTTCAAAGAAGGACAGAAAAAAAGCGCTCTTCGTTTCAAAGCGCTTTCTTCTGCCCCCATAGCCTGTGTCT
This window of the Massilistercora timonensis genome carries:
- a CDS encoding alanine racemase; the protein is MDRQSLERGIVRYGTPSYFFDMDLLKENFQAFRKILGARAGLCFAMKANPFLAEQMAEMADRLEVCSPGEFKTCRELQIPPEKLFLSGVLKKKEEVYEMLEYTKGRSAFTVESPQQFQYLVDWCEESRQTVPVYLRLTSGNQFGMDWQTLLSIVELRKGCPYIQIKGIHFFSGTQKKGTAKIREEIAYLDRRCRELEEEYGFSVETLEYGPGLSVAYFQGEEDRLLVDLQETAEALETMEWRGNVILEMGRALTACCGYYLTRICEVKQSDGKNYCMTDGGIHQLHYDGQIRGMYFPRIQMIPEAGDAQEQEWTVCGALCTVNDLLLCRARLAGAAIGKTLVFEQTGAYSATEGMALFLSRELPAVALYSRDMGWKQIRRRQPTYPWTMKKEDAEWKHC
- a CDS encoding amino acid adenylation domain-containing protein, translated to MKNILDYLECTQKRYPCKTAVDDGNIRMTWAELTRLAQGMGTAFARRTDPGRPVVILMEKSTAVLAAMLGVVYAGCFYVMLDPGQPVQRRKKILETLKPQLIVGDEETGRKVCETGLEIPVCLLEDAVRTKPDPILLGRIRKESKETDLLYSLFTSGSTGTPKGVAVSHQAVIQFLGHFTEIFDLRADDRIGNQAPFDFDVSVKDIYSCVMTGATLVLIPKEYFSIPPRLVDLLCEKRITVMIWAVSALCLISALKGLEYRIPRDVRMVMFSGEVMPAGQLICWQEALPEAEFINLYGPTEVTCNCTFYRIREKWEAFNRLPIGSPFPGRQIFLLDEKGERITEEGRAGEICVSGESLAEGYYNNPGETKKRFHFYTAQSGAEKRCYYTGDLGFYGENGLLYFAGRKDFQIKHMGHRIELEEIEGCVEQVEDVSRCCCIFDREKQRIAAFYTGKTEPQAVRKELKNKVPSYMVPGKIARVPVIPLNKNGKTDRTYFQNRQEV
- a CDS encoding LysR family transcriptional regulator; translation: MNTIQLECFIAVAEHLNFSRASQALKITQPAVSHQIQSLEEELEVKLFRRTSKSVSLTQEGLQFLPDAELILKTAFSAKERLGRHESLIPLEIGCHDRMALELLPDLFHQLALEFPLLRPSVRMVPFPSLLGLVENQKISAAFDFKEGQKKSALRFKALSSAPIACVCTPDHPLAQYEVLTKDMLQGNLVVCSSRQVPGHLFSIQSRLIPALSPEQRYFTDNIDTAFVLVKAHLGYTLYPDVRQVRDPGLRYIPVRDLPEIAFGIYYRYDNDHPVMKRFLALAQEIFQPAVS